From Cellulomonas fimi ATCC 484, a single genomic window includes:
- a CDS encoding carbohydrate ABC transporter permease — MRQQHRTRDRLKGLGFHAIVLAIVGVILYPAVWMLSSSFKPSSDIVGNVSLIPDAATFANFAKALDGIGGVSFWTFFTNSLILAIGSVVGITLSCSVSAYAFARIDFPGRNAFFALMIGTLLLPFHVVIIPQYIVFSRLELVDTFVPLLVGKFLAAEAFFVFLMVQFMRNLPRELDEAARIDGAGHVRIFTSIMLPLMKPALVTSSIFAFIWSWNDFFGPLLYLKDPDLATMPLALRLYVDQTTTSDYGAQMAMAVLALVPVLLFFLVFQRYLVEGVATQGLKG, encoded by the coding sequence CTGCGCCAGCAGCACCGCACGCGCGACCGCCTCAAGGGCCTCGGGTTCCACGCGATCGTCCTCGCGATCGTCGGCGTGATCCTCTACCCGGCCGTGTGGATGCTCTCGTCGTCGTTCAAGCCGAGCAGCGACATCGTCGGCAACGTGAGCCTCATCCCCGACGCGGCGACCTTCGCGAACTTCGCCAAGGCGCTCGACGGCATCGGCGGCGTCTCGTTCTGGACGTTCTTCACCAACTCGCTGATCCTCGCGATCGGCTCCGTCGTCGGGATCACGCTGTCCTGCTCGGTGTCCGCCTACGCGTTCGCGCGGATCGACTTCCCCGGGCGGAACGCGTTCTTCGCGCTCATGATCGGCACGCTCCTGCTGCCGTTCCACGTCGTCATCATCCCGCAGTACATCGTGTTCTCCCGGCTCGAGCTCGTGGACACCTTCGTCCCGCTGCTCGTCGGCAAGTTCCTCGCCGCCGAGGCGTTCTTCGTCTTCCTCATGGTGCAGTTCATGCGGAACCTGCCGCGCGAGCTCGACGAGGCCGCGCGCATCGACGGAGCCGGGCACGTGCGGATCTTCACCTCGATCATGCTGCCGCTCATGAAGCCCGCGCTCGTGACGAGCTCGATCTTCGCGTTCATCTGGTCGTGGAACGACTTCTTCGGCCCGCTCCTCTACCTCAAGGACCCCGACCTGGCGACGATGCCGCTCGCGCTGCGGCTCTACGTCGACCAGACCACCACGTCCGACTACGGCGCCCAGATGGCGATGGCCGTCCTCGCGCTCGTGCCCGTCCTGCTGTTCTTCCTCGTCTTCCAGCGCTACCTGGTCGAGGGCGTCGCCACGCAGGGCCTCAAGGGCTGA
- a CDS encoding carbohydrate ABC transporter permease — MTLTAEVTTPPAAPAPAPGSARKRRKAAETRAGYAFLTPWLLGFFLLTAGPMLASLYLAFTNYNLFAPPEFTGLENFRLLFSDPSYLKAWQVTATYVLFGTPIKLIAALAVAMLLNTRRRGKGFYRSSFYMPSLVGASVSIAIVWKAMFIDDGIVDQIQQLFGAPAGGWVGDPNRTMPMLVLLTVWQFGAPMVIFLAGLKQIPNELYEAASVDGAGPVRKFRNITLPMLSPVIFFNLLLETIHAFQIFASAFIISNGTGGPARSTLFYTLYLYQRGFVDFRMGYASAMAWVLVVVVGVITVIFFRSSKFWVHYSGEGK, encoded by the coding sequence GTGACCCTCACCGCCGAGGTGACCACGCCTCCCGCCGCCCCCGCGCCGGCGCCCGGCAGCGCGCGCAAGCGCCGCAAGGCCGCCGAGACCCGCGCCGGGTACGCCTTCCTCACCCCCTGGCTGCTGGGCTTCTTCCTGCTGACCGCCGGCCCGATGCTCGCGTCGCTCTACCTGGCGTTCACGAACTACAACCTGTTCGCGCCGCCCGAGTTCACCGGCCTCGAGAACTTCCGGCTCCTGTTCTCCGACCCGAGCTACCTCAAGGCGTGGCAGGTCACCGCGACCTACGTGCTGTTCGGGACGCCGATCAAGCTCATCGCGGCGCTCGCGGTCGCGATGCTGCTCAACACCCGGCGGCGCGGCAAGGGCTTCTACCGGTCGTCGTTCTACATGCCGTCCCTCGTCGGCGCGTCCGTCTCGATCGCCATCGTCTGGAAGGCGATGTTCATCGACGACGGCATCGTGGACCAGATCCAGCAGCTCTTCGGCGCCCCCGCGGGCGGCTGGGTCGGCGACCCGAACCGCACGATGCCGATGCTCGTGCTGCTGACCGTCTGGCAGTTCGGTGCGCCGATGGTCATCTTCCTCGCGGGCCTCAAGCAGATCCCGAACGAGCTCTACGAGGCCGCGTCGGTCGACGGCGCCGGCCCGGTGCGCAAGTTCCGCAACATCACGCTGCCGATGCTCTCGCCGGTCATCTTCTTCAACCTGCTGCTCGAGACCATCCACGCGTTCCAGATCTTCGCGTCCGCGTTCATCATCTCGAACGGCACCGGCGGCCCCGCCCGGTCGACGCTCTTCTACACGCTGTACCTCTACCAGCGCGGCTTCGTCGACTTCCGCATGGGCTACGCCTCCGCGATGGCCTGGGTCCTCGTCGTGGTCGTCGGCGTCATCACCGTCATCTTCTTCCGCAGCTCGAAGTTCTGGGTGCACTACTCCGGGGAGGGCAAGTGA
- a CDS encoding alpha-N-arabinofuranosidase: MPQRATVLLHPDFRVGEIDRRVFGSFVEHLGRAVYTGIYEPGHETADEHGFRRDVADLTHELGVTMARYPGGNFVSNYNWEDGVGPVEDRKPFIDLAWRTIEPNTIGTDEFLQWAEREGIEPMMAVNLGTRGVAAAAALVEYCNGEAGSRWADLRIANGREKPYGVRLWCLGNEMDGPWQIGHKTADEYGKLAAEAGKAMKLVDPTIELVACGSSSMQMDTFGEWERTVLEHTWDVVDHISMHAYYEELDGDRASFLGSGTAMDRFIRRVVASADAVAARRRSDKQITISFDEWNVWYLQSRFVGEKNLPLQKDAPRIIEDVYSGLDAVVVGDLLVTLLNHADRVPVACLAQLVNVIAPIMTEPDGPAWRQPTFHPFATTARLARGTALDLRVTAPTVSTAQHGDVPVVTAAATLDGTEGAVFLVNRSAEPVEVELSHPGVELTLGRGVQVTADHEPAVEGPEHAAKVAAEHVAEVDAPVTSADAGRTVLTLAPESWLALPATLTR, encoded by the coding sequence ATGCCTCAGCGCGCCACCGTCCTGCTGCACCCCGACTTCCGCGTCGGCGAGATCGACCGCCGCGTCTTCGGCTCGTTCGTCGAGCACCTCGGCCGCGCCGTCTACACCGGCATCTACGAGCCCGGCCACGAGACCGCCGACGAGCACGGCTTCCGCCGGGACGTCGCCGACCTCACGCACGAGCTCGGCGTGACCATGGCCCGCTACCCCGGCGGCAACTTCGTCTCCAACTACAACTGGGAGGACGGCGTCGGCCCCGTCGAGGACCGCAAGCCGTTCATCGACCTCGCCTGGCGCACCATCGAGCCCAACACCATCGGCACCGACGAGTTCCTCCAGTGGGCCGAGCGCGAGGGCATCGAGCCCATGATGGCCGTCAACCTCGGCACCCGCGGGGTCGCCGCCGCCGCCGCGCTCGTCGAGTACTGCAACGGCGAGGCGGGCTCCCGCTGGGCCGACCTGCGCATCGCCAACGGCCGCGAGAAGCCCTACGGCGTCCGCCTGTGGTGCCTCGGCAACGAGATGGACGGCCCGTGGCAGATCGGCCACAAGACCGCCGACGAGTACGGCAAGCTGGCCGCCGAGGCCGGCAAGGCCATGAAGCTCGTCGACCCCACGATCGAGCTCGTCGCGTGCGGCTCGTCGTCCATGCAGATGGACACGTTCGGCGAGTGGGAGCGGACCGTCCTCGAGCACACGTGGGACGTCGTCGACCACATCTCCATGCACGCCTACTACGAGGAGCTCGACGGCGACCGCGCGTCCTTCCTCGGCTCCGGCACCGCCATGGACCGCTTCATCCGCCGCGTCGTCGCGTCCGCCGACGCCGTCGCCGCGCGCCGCCGCTCCGACAAGCAGATCACCATCTCGTTCGACGAGTGGAACGTCTGGTACCTGCAGTCCCGGTTCGTCGGCGAGAAGAACCTGCCGCTGCAGAAGGACGCCCCGCGCATCATCGAGGACGTCTACTCGGGCCTCGACGCCGTCGTCGTCGGCGACCTGCTCGTCACGCTGCTCAACCACGCCGACCGCGTGCCCGTCGCGTGCCTCGCGCAGCTCGTGAACGTCATCGCGCCGATCATGACCGAGCCCGACGGCCCCGCCTGGCGCCAGCCGACGTTCCACCCGTTCGCCACCACCGCGCGCCTGGCCCGCGGCACCGCGCTCGACCTGCGCGTCACCGCCCCGACCGTCAGCACCGCGCAGCACGGCGACGTCCCCGTCGTCACCGCCGCCGCGACGCTCGACGGCACCGAGGGCGCGGTCTTCCTCGTCAACCGGTCCGCCGAGCCCGTCGAGGTCGAGCTCTCCCACCCCGGCGTCGAGCTCACCCTCGGCCGCGGCGTCCAGGTCACGGCCGACCACGAGCCCGCCGTCGAGGGCCCGGAGCACGCGGCCAAGGTCGCCGCCGAGCACGTCGCCGAGGTCGACGCCCCGGTCACGTCCGCCGACGCGGGCCGCACGGTCCTCACGCTCGCCCCCGAGTCCTGGCTGGCCCTCCCGGCGACCCTGACCCGCTGA